A single genomic interval of Aedes aegypti strain LVP_AGWG chromosome 1, AaegL5.0 Primary Assembly, whole genome shotgun sequence harbors:
- the LOC5578927 gene encoding nucleoplasmin-like protein: MADEYFYGATLKDGNKTVTWDPDTKAEGYPRTHKLIIKQCILGHEAAADEFNVVQVETMTIRDTLRIPIAVLKVGEARQCRLDLEFSDSPVTFTLVEGKGPVHIHGQHLLGSLVEEFEDMEEMEEEVPEEEEDDEDDDEEGGPQKKKQKLTNNSKGKPGGLPAGSNSAKNSKKK; encoded by the exons ATGGCCGACGAATACTTTTACG GAGCAACCTTGAAGGATGGCAACAAAACGGTGACCTGGGACCCAGACACCAAAGCCGAAGGTTACCCGCGTACACACAAGCTGATCATCAAGCAGTGCATCCTGGGACACGAGGCTGCCGCTGATGAGTTCAACGTCGTGCAGGTAGAGACAATGACCATTCGGGACACCCTGCGCATTCCCATCGCCGTGCTGAAGGTTGGCGAAGCCCGGCAGTGCCGCTTGGATCTGGAATTCTCCGATTCGCCAGTCACGTTCACACTGGTGGAAGGCAAGGGACCGGTGCACATCCACGGACAGCATTTGCTCGGATCGCTGGTCGAGGAGTTCGAGGACATGGAAGAGATGGAAGAGGAAGTTCCAGAAGAGGAAGAAGATGACGAGGATGACGATGAGGAGGGTGGCCCacagaagaagaagcaaaagcTCACCAACAACTCCAAGGGCAAGCCAGGTGGTCTTCCCGCCGGCAGTAATAGTGCCAAAAACAGCAAAAAGAAATAA